In a genomic window of Flexibacter flexilis DSM 6793:
- a CDS encoding potassium channel beta subunit family protein: MEYRRLGRSGLQVSALSFGAWLTFGKQVGDTTAQDCMYAAYDAGVNFFDNAEVYADGQAEVVMGDILHKSGWSRDTFVVSSKVFWGGSKPNQKGLSRKHVVEACHAALRRLRVDYLDLYLCHRPDLNTPMEETVRAMSDLIAQGKVLYWGTSEWSAQEIMEAYSVARQYNLVPPVVEQPQYNMFHRDRVEKEYYKLYREIGLGTTIWSPLASGLLTGKYNNGAPAGESRATAHPELGWLSDLLIGEKGQARVEKVKQLATVAGDLGTNMPRLALAWCLKNPNVSTVITGASKVQQVKDNMEAIGVIEKLTPEVMTTIDQILDNKPTITMF; the protein is encoded by the coding sequence ATGGAATACAGACGTTTAGGCCGTTCGGGGCTACAAGTAAGTGCCTTGTCGTTTGGGGCATGGCTTACCTTCGGAAAACAAGTGGGCGACACTACCGCCCAAGATTGTATGTACGCAGCGTATGACGCAGGCGTGAATTTTTTTGATAATGCCGAAGTCTATGCCGACGGCCAAGCCGAAGTCGTGATGGGCGATATTTTGCACAAAAGCGGCTGGAGTAGAGATACTTTCGTCGTGTCGAGCAAGGTGTTTTGGGGCGGAAGCAAACCCAACCAGAAAGGTTTGAGCCGCAAACACGTCGTAGAAGCCTGCCATGCGGCCTTGCGTCGCTTGCGCGTGGATTATCTGGACTTGTACTTATGTCATCGCCCAGACCTCAATACGCCAATGGAAGAGACGGTTCGCGCCATGAGCGACCTTATCGCACAAGGCAAAGTGTTGTATTGGGGTACGTCCGAATGGAGTGCGCAGGAAATCATGGAGGCGTATTCCGTAGCGCGTCAGTACAATTTGGTGCCGCCTGTGGTGGAGCAGCCGCAATACAATATGTTTCACCGCGACCGTGTAGAAAAAGAATATTATAAACTTTATAGAGAAATCGGACTTGGCACGACCATTTGGTCGCCGTTGGCTTCGGGTTTGCTTACGGGCAAATACAACAATGGCGCACCTGCTGGCGAGTCTAGAGCTACGGCGCATCCTGAGTTGGGTTGGTTGTCGGATTTGCTTATCGGCGAAAAAGGGCAGGCACGTGTAGAAAAAGTAAAGCAGTTAGCCACCGTCGCGGGTGATTTGGGAACGAATATGCCGCGTTTGGCACTGGCTTGGTGTTTGAAAAACCCGAACGTAAGTACTGTTATTACGGGAGCTTCTAAAGTGCAGCAAGTAAAAGACAACATGGAAGCCATCGGCGTAATAGAAAAACTCACGCCCGAAGTAATGACCACCATTGACCAAATACTTGACAATAAGCCTACTATTACGATGTTTTAA
- a CDS encoding GAF domain-containing protein, whose translation MNIVHLIKNAGISDKNPDWLNAKIGLSNTIALIFIPVCIAFTVVIYLFMYPLLWLIGLATAAFVLAPVLNHIGQHIAARMAVVFTPFSVVMISGAYFSQHETAPPYGLWGMAFAFLAFTFALFDHRERTIQIAGVIAISIALFTFKVYEPLFNNTEGIDLKFVFSTEYTLMCTATGILAIVSALILQQNFVIASEENNMMLVNSLAEKQTQMEESEATLKNTLSEVQKAREDEQSRTWVSNGVAQLTALTREEENGSSMNDKILSFIIKYLNANQGAFYEIAFDDKNSTKPYISLKAVYAYDRKKHAEQQRIEIGQGLVGQCYLEKTTTRLKKLPQDYVRITSGLGDATPSFLAIVPLIYNREVEGIIEVASFKELTAAQIEFMEKGGEALASYIKAYRTNKQTLQLLETSQIQAEEMRSAEEEMRQNMEELAATQEEMERKQREIERQNEIMQAKEAAMEAMIEQLQAAKKEIEEVRATEKARTQEQIERRNQIMQQAVTQFKKKEQDLLAKIEAQAQQITALQTQPH comes from the coding sequence ATGAACATCGTACATCTCATCAAAAACGCAGGCATTTCGGACAAAAACCCTGATTGGCTCAATGCCAAAATTGGCCTATCCAATACGATAGCACTCATTTTCATTCCTGTTTGTATCGCCTTTACTGTAGTTATTTACTTATTCATGTATCCGTTGCTCTGGCTCATTGGCTTAGCAACAGCTGCGTTTGTATTAGCTCCAGTGCTCAACCACATTGGTCAACATATTGCCGCCAGAATGGCCGTGGTTTTTACCCCTTTTTCAGTTGTCATGATTTCTGGAGCTTATTTTTCGCAACACGAAACAGCTCCCCCTTATGGGCTTTGGGGAATGGCATTTGCCTTTTTAGCCTTTACGTTTGCCTTGTTTGACCACCGCGAGAGGACAATTCAAATTGCTGGAGTGATAGCAATTAGTATTGCGCTATTTACCTTTAAAGTTTATGAACCACTTTTTAATAACACAGAAGGCATTGATTTAAAGTTTGTATTTAGTACCGAATACACGCTTATGTGCACGGCTACGGGTATTTTAGCGATTGTGTCGGCACTGATTTTACAACAAAATTTTGTGATTGCGTCAGAAGAAAATAATATGATGTTGGTTAATTCGTTGGCCGAAAAGCAAACGCAAATGGAAGAGTCGGAAGCAACACTCAAAAATACTTTGTCCGAAGTACAGAAAGCCCGCGAAGACGAACAGTCGCGCACGTGGGTAAGCAACGGCGTGGCCCAACTCACGGCCCTGACACGTGAAGAAGAGAACGGCAGCAGTATGAATGACAAGATTTTGTCTTTCATTATCAAATATTTAAATGCAAATCAAGGTGCTTTTTATGAAATCGCCTTTGATGATAAAAATAGCACCAAGCCTTATATTTCCCTAAAAGCTGTGTACGCTTACGACCGCAAAAAACACGCCGAGCAACAACGCATAGAAATAGGGCAAGGGTTAGTGGGGCAATGTTATTTAGAAAAAACAACGACACGCCTCAAGAAACTTCCACAAGATTACGTGCGCATCACTTCGGGTCTGGGCGATGCTACGCCATCGTTTTTGGCTATCGTACCACTCATTTATAACCGAGAAGTAGAAGGTATTATAGAGGTAGCCTCTTTTAAAGAGCTAACTGCCGCCCAAATCGAATTTATGGAAAAAGGTGGCGAGGCATTGGCCAGTTATATCAAGGCCTATCGCACCAACAAACAAACGTTACAATTGCTAGAAACTTCGCAAATACAGGCAGAAGAAATGCGTTCGGCGGAAGAAGAAATGCGCCAAAATATGGAGGAACTCGCCGCTACACAAGAAGAAATGGAGCGCAAACAACGCGAAATCGAACGCCAAAACGAAATCATGCAAGCCAAAGAAGCCGCTATGGAAGCCATGATTGAGCAGTTGCAGGCTGCAAAAAAAGAAATTGAAGAGGTACGAGCCACAGAAAAAGCGCGTACCCAAGAACAAATCGAACGCCGCAATCAAATCATGCAGCAAGCCGTTACGCAATTCAAGAAAAAAGAACAGGATTTATTAGCCAAAATAGAAGCCCAAGCTCAACAAATCACAGCGTTGCAAACACAGCCTCATTAA
- the rplB gene encoding 50S ribosomal protein L2, protein MALKKLRPVTPGQRFRVAPAFDEITASKPEKSLVTSIKRTGGRNSAGAMTMRYIGGGHKKSYRIIDFKRNKHGVPAVVKSIEYDPNRSARIALLYYVDGEKRYILAPQGLTVNQTVVSGADVAPEVGNSLPLSAIPLGTIIHNVELKPGKGAAMVRSAGAYAQLLARDGKYATLKLPSGEMRMVLVTCMATVGAVSNPDHMNENDGKAGRARWKGSRPRTRAVAMNPVDHPMGGGEGRASGGHPRSRKGLLAKGKKTRSPKKYSDNLIIGKKK, encoded by the coding sequence ATGGCATTAAAGAAATTAAGACCAGTTACACCTGGCCAGCGATTCAGAGTTGCACCCGCTTTCGACGAAATTACGGCCTCTAAGCCAGAAAAATCACTTGTAACTTCTATCAAGAGAACAGGTGGTCGTAACAGTGCTGGTGCTATGACTATGCGCTACATCGGTGGTGGTCACAAAAAAAGTTACCGTATCATTGACTTCAAACGTAACAAACACGGCGTTCCTGCTGTCGTGAAGTCTATCGAATACGATCCAAACCGCAGCGCACGCATCGCGTTGCTATATTATGTAGATGGTGAGAAGCGTTATATCCTTGCTCCTCAAGGTCTTACAGTGAACCAAACAGTTGTTTCGGGTGCTGATGTTGCTCCTGAAGTAGGCAACAGCCTTCCTTTGTCAGCGATTCCGTTGGGTACTATTATCCACAACGTAGAATTGAAGCCAGGCAAAGGTGCTGCGATGGTTCGCAGTGCAGGTGCTTACGCTCAGTTGCTTGCTCGTGATGGCAAATATGCTACGCTTAAATTACCTTCTGGTGAAATGCGTATGGTGTTGGTAACTTGCATGGCTACGGTTGGTGCAGTTTCTAACCCAGACCACATGAACGAGAATGATGGTAAAGCAGGTCGCGCTCGTTGGAAAGGCTCTCGCCCTCGTACACGTGCCGTTGCGATGAACCCAGTGGATCACCCAATGGGTGGTGGTGAAGGTAGAGCTTCGGGTGGTCACCCACGCTCACGTAAAGGTTTGCTTGCTAAAGGTAAGAAAACTCGTAGCCCCAAAAAGTATTCAGATAACTTAATCATCGGCAAGAAAAAATAA
- the rpsC gene encoding 30S ribosomal protein S3 — MGQKVNPVGLRLGIVKGWDSNWYGGKTFADKLVEDEKIRKYVLARIPKGGISKVIIERTLKRITLTINTARPGVVIGKGGAEVDKIKEELKKLTQKDVQINIYEIKRPEIDAKLVGESIAQQLEARISYRRAMKQAIAAALRVGAQGIKVKLSGRLAGAEMARTEQYKEGRIPLHTLRADIDYAISEALTVYGKIGIKVWVFRGEVYGKRDLSPNVATMAAQNASSGDSQSRGNFGGNDNDKGRRGNRKDDKRGNDRRGGGNNRGAGNNNNKKR; from the coding sequence ATGGGACAAAAAGTTAATCCTGTCGGGCTTAGACTCGGAATCGTGAAGGGTTGGGACTCCAACTGGTATGGCGGTAAAACTTTTGCTGATAAATTAGTAGAAGACGAAAAAATCCGCAAATACGTGTTGGCACGTATCCCCAAAGGCGGTATCTCGAAAGTTATTATCGAAAGAACGCTAAAACGCATTACGCTTACTATTAACACTGCTCGTCCAGGTGTCGTAATTGGCAAAGGCGGTGCAGAAGTAGATAAGATTAAAGAAGAGTTGAAAAAACTTACCCAAAAAGATGTTCAAATCAACATCTACGAAATTAAGCGTCCTGAAATTGATGCGAAATTGGTAGGGGAGTCTATCGCTCAACAACTTGAAGCACGTATTTCTTACCGTCGTGCCATGAAGCAAGCGATTGCTGCGGCTTTGCGTGTAGGTGCTCAAGGTATCAAAGTGAAATTGTCGGGTCGTTTGGCTGGTGCTGAGATGGCGCGTACTGAGCAATACAAAGAAGGACGTATTCCTTTGCACACACTTCGTGCGGATATTGACTACGCTATCTCTGAAGCCCTTACAGTTTACGGTAAAATCGGTATCAAAGTATGGGTTTTCCGTGGCGAAGTATATGGCAAACGCGACTTGTCTCCAAACGTAGCTACAATGGCTGCTCAAAATGCTTCAAGTGGTGACAGCCAATCTCGTGGCAATTTCGGAGGCAATGACAACGATAAAGGTCGTCGTGGCAACCGCAAAGACGACAAACGCGGTAATGACAGACGTGGTGGCGGCAACAACAGAGGTGCTGGCAACAACAACAACAAAAAACGCTAG
- a CDS encoding GAF domain-containing protein, with protein sequence MKRIVSLGINKENPAWLNTKIEQSNKLAGLLIFLAVTFSVIIHFYFTPLLYLPVLATLAFAATPLLNYWGNHLLSRSILVLVPFTVISIFNAYYANSFIKPLNGFWAMALAFFAFNFAVFDHRERKILAINSILMGLAMICFGLYEPLFDVNNGIDYEFADSWPFKLLCTSTALIIIAASLFMQQNYVLKSEKENADLLASLSEKQTLMEESEATLKNTLAEVQQAREDEQARTWVANGVAQVTAMTREEQSENLDDRILSFIIKYLNANQGGFYRVEFDDEKQTKPYIALKAVYAYDRKKHFENQRIEPKQGLVGQCYMEKETTRLKQIPQNYVRITSGLGEATPAFLAIVPLIYNREVEGIIEVASFEELSKAQIEFLEKAGESLASFIKSSRTNEQTRRLLVISQQQTEEMRSAEEEMRQNMEELSAIQEEMERKQRSMEHQEMLLEEKSRELSLTLRELEAAKKEIAILRQIAKPMSSVELNAELMSQAVA encoded by the coding sequence ATGAAACGCATCGTAAGCTTAGGCATTAATAAAGAAAATCCTGCTTGGCTGAACACCAAAATAGAGCAGTCGAACAAATTGGCGGGATTGTTAATTTTCTTGGCAGTAACATTCTCTGTGATTATTCACTTTTACTTTACGCCGCTTCTTTATTTGCCTGTATTGGCTACGTTAGCTTTCGCCGCTACGCCGCTGCTTAACTACTGGGGAAACCATCTTCTATCGCGTAGTATTTTGGTTTTAGTGCCTTTCACGGTGATTAGTATTTTCAATGCCTACTACGCCAACTCATTTATAAAACCTTTGAATGGTTTTTGGGCAATGGCTCTGGCCTTCTTCGCTTTCAATTTTGCGGTATTCGACCACCGCGAACGCAAAATATTAGCCATTAATTCTATCTTAATGGGTTTGGCCATGATATGCTTTGGCCTATACGAACCACTCTTTGATGTGAATAACGGAATTGATTATGAGTTTGCCGACAGTTGGCCATTCAAACTGTTGTGTACCAGCACGGCACTTATCATTATTGCAGCTTCTTTGTTTATGCAACAAAATTATGTGCTAAAATCAGAGAAAGAGAATGCTGATTTGTTGGCTTCGCTTTCCGAAAAACAAACCTTGATGGAAGAGTCTGAAGCGACACTAAAAAACACGTTGGCCGAAGTGCAACAAGCACGCGAAGACGAACAAGCCCGTACGTGGGTAGCCAACGGTGTGGCGCAAGTAACGGCCATGACGCGCGAGGAACAAAGCGAAAATCTTGACGACCGTATTTTGTCTTTCATTATCAAATACTTAAATGCCAATCAGGGCGGTTTTTATAGAGTAGAATTTGACGACGAAAAGCAAACCAAGCCCTACATTGCCCTGAAAGCTGTGTACGCTTACGACCGCAAAAAACATTTTGAAAACCAACGCATAGAGCCGAAACAAGGTTTGGTTGGACAATGTTATATGGAAAAGGAAACTACTCGCCTCAAACAAATTCCGCAAAACTATGTACGAATTACGTCGGGTTTGGGCGAGGCGACACCAGCTTTCTTGGCAATTGTGCCACTGATTTACAACCGAGAAGTAGAAGGAATTATCGAAGTGGCCTCGTTTGAGGAGTTGAGCAAAGCGCAAATAGAATTTTTAGAGAAAGCGGGCGAGAGTTTGGCCAGCTTCATCAAATCTTCACGCACCAATGAGCAAACGCGCCGTCTGTTGGTGATTTCGCAACAACAAACCGAAGAAATGCGCTCGGCAGAAGAAGAAATGCGCCAAAACATGGAAGAGCTTTCGGCCATTCAGGAAGAAATGGAACGCAAGCAACGCAGCATGGAACACCAAGAAATGCTTTTGGAAGAAAAAAGTCGCGAGCTTTCACTTACACTCAGAGAATTGGAAGCCGCCAAAAAAGAAATTGCAATTCTACGACAAATCGCCAAACCGATGTCGTCGGTGGAATTAAATGCAGAACTTATGAGCCAGGCAGTCGCCTGA
- the rplN gene encoding 50S ribosomal protein L14, protein MIQQESRLNVADNSGAKQVLVIRVLGGTRKKYASVGDKIVVTVKSALSSSNLKKGTVSKAVIVRTKKEVRRKDGSYIRFEDNAAVLLNNNDEPRGTRIFGPVARELRDKQFMKIVSLAPEVL, encoded by the coding sequence ATGATACAGCAAGAATCAAGATTAAACGTAGCTGATAACAGTGGAGCTAAACAAGTTCTTGTTATCCGCGTATTGGGTGGTACTCGTAAGAAGTATGCCTCAGTAGGTGATAAAATTGTTGTTACCGTAAAATCAGCTCTTTCTTCGAGCAACCTCAAAAAAGGAACTGTATCGAAAGCGGTAATTGTACGCACTAAAAAAGAAGTTCGTCGTAAAGACGGTTCTTATATTCGTTTTGAAGACAATGCAGCCGTATTGCTTAACAACAACGACGAGCCTCGTGGCACGCGTATCTTCGGGCCAGTTGCCCGCGAATTGCGCGACAAACAATTTATGAAAATCGTGTCATTAGCCCCCGAAGTTCTATAA
- the rpsQ gene encoding 30S ribosomal protein S17, with product METTNNQPIDRNVRKERIGKVLSNKMDKSITVAVERKVKHPIYGKFMTKTTKFMAHDEKNECGIGDIVRISETRPLSKLKRWRLVEIIERAK from the coding sequence ATGGAAACAACAAATAATCAGCCAATAGACCGTAATGTACGCAAAGAGCGTATCGGTAAAGTGTTGAGCAACAAAATGGACAAATCTATTACTGTTGCTGTGGAGCGCAAAGTAAAGCACCCCATTTACGGTAAGTTTATGACAAAAACTACCAAATTTATGGCTCACGACGAGAAAAATGAGTGTGGTATCGGCGACATCGTTCGCATTTCTGAAACACGCCCATTGAGCAAACTTAAGCGTTGGAGATTAGTGGAAATTATTGAAAGAGCGAAATAA
- the rplW gene encoding 50S ribosomal protein L23 → MSILKKPITNEKAVSLHEKGIYSFVVEKSANKIEIKKAVEQMYGVNVDKVRTMIAIGKTKNRMTNGRFIAGRKASYKKAIVTLSQGEIIDFYSGI, encoded by the coding sequence ATGAGCATCTTAAAGAAACCAATTACAAACGAGAAAGCCGTATCCCTACACGAAAAAGGTATTTACAGCTTCGTAGTTGAGAAGAGTGCCAACAAAATTGAAATCAAAAAGGCTGTTGAGCAAATGTACGGCGTAAATGTGGACAAAGTTCGCACAATGATTGCCATTGGTAAAACCAAAAATCGTATGACAAATGGTCGCTTCATCGCAGGCCGTAAAGCGTCTTACAAAAAGGCCATCGTAACTTTGTCTCAGGGAGAAATTATTGATTTTTATAGCGGAATTTAA
- a CDS encoding aspartate kinase: MKIFKFGGASVKDAPAVRNSAKIIKKHAPSNELLVVVSAMGKTTNALEVLYEKAHTKQDYSAEFKQLTQYHEDIVNQLFDNKQAPIFGVLVNMFTRLDAQLEKSPLYKNYDEGYDQIISFGELLSTHIVAHYLTEAGVNNTWLDARRYIQTDDTWREGKVDFAWTEKQVKRELPEILTNKVIVTQGFIGGTLEGKTTTLGREGSDYTASIFAYCLDAESLTIWKDVPGVLNADPRRLAETHLYEQLSYQDAAEMTYYGATVIHPKTIKPLANRNIPLFVRSFIEPDKSGTRISNSRPPKIRPAIIFKPNQKLLSFHIKDLAFITEKNVSTIIEAIGRLNVKANLMQNSATSFSVCVDNDLRRIEKLRNLLSEEFSIYYNENLQLITIKNYDEASVQEITQGKEILLEQRTRHTFQIVVKE; the protein is encoded by the coding sequence ATGAAAATATTTAAGTTTGGCGGCGCGTCGGTAAAAGATGCTCCAGCCGTTCGTAACTCCGCTAAAATCATTAAAAAACACGCCCCTTCTAACGAACTGCTCGTGGTGGTGTCCGCGATGGGCAAAACCACCAACGCCTTAGAAGTACTTTACGAAAAAGCCCATACCAAACAAGATTACAGCGCAGAGTTTAAGCAGCTCACGCAATACCATGAAGATATTGTCAATCAGCTTTTTGACAACAAACAAGCTCCTATTTTCGGGGTTTTGGTCAATATGTTTACGCGCCTTGATGCGCAATTGGAAAAGTCGCCGCTGTACAAAAACTACGACGAAGGTTATGACCAAATCATTAGTTTTGGGGAATTGCTTTCCACGCACATTGTGGCGCATTACCTCACCGAAGCAGGCGTAAATAACACGTGGCTCGATGCGCGTCGTTACATCCAAACCGACGACACTTGGCGCGAAGGCAAAGTAGATTTTGCTTGGACGGAAAAACAGGTAAAACGCGAACTTCCCGAAATCCTGACCAATAAAGTAATTGTAACACAAGGATTTATTGGCGGAACGCTCGAAGGAAAAACCACGACGCTTGGCCGCGAAGGCTCGGATTATACCGCCTCTATTTTTGCATATTGTTTGGATGCTGAGTCCCTGACGATTTGGAAAGACGTACCCGGTGTACTCAATGCAGACCCACGCCGCTTGGCCGAAACGCATCTTTACGAGCAACTTAGCTACCAAGATGCCGCCGAAATGACGTATTACGGCGCAACCGTGATTCACCCAAAAACCATTAAGCCACTGGCCAACCGTAACATTCCGCTTTTTGTACGTTCATTCATTGAGCCAGACAAATCAGGGACGCGTATCAGCAACAGCCGACCGCCCAAAATTCGCCCAGCCATTATCTTTAAGCCCAATCAAAAGTTACTTTCTTTTCATATCAAAGACTTAGCTTTTATTACCGAAAAAAATGTTTCGACCATTATCGAAGCAATTGGCAGGCTGAACGTAAAAGCTAACTTGATGCAAAATTCGGCTACGTCGTTTTCGGTGTGTGTGGACAATGACCTACGCCGCATAGAAAAACTCCGCAATTTGCTATCCGAAGAATTCAGCATTTATTATAATGAGAATTTGCAACTCATCACCATCAAAAACTACGACGAAGCCAGTGTGCAAGAAATCACACAAGGCAAAGAGATTTTGCTCGAACAGCGCACACGCCACACGTTCCAAATCGTAGTGAAAGAATAA
- the rplD gene encoding 50S ribosomal protein L4, translated as MEIAVLNISGKETGRKVLLADDIYSVEPNDHAIYLDVKQYLANQRQGTHKAKERAEVARTTKKLKKQKGTGGARAGSMKSPVFIGGGRVFGPRPRSYGFKLNKKLKALARKSALTYKAKDNSILVVEAFGFETPSTKGYLNVLDGLSLLNKKTLLVLPENNANVYLSSRNLPKAKVTTVNELSTYDLLHADNLLISEQSVEKIEALLK; from the coding sequence ATGGAGATTGCAGTATTAAATATCAGTGGTAAAGAAACTGGCAGAAAAGTTCTGCTCGCTGATGACATATATAGCGTAGAGCCAAACGACCACGCAATATATTTGGACGTGAAACAATATCTTGCTAACCAACGTCAAGGTACGCACAAAGCCAAAGAACGTGCTGAAGTTGCTCGTACAACTAAAAAGTTGAAAAAGCAAAAAGGTACAGGTGGTGCACGTGCAGGTAGCATGAAATCGCCAGTATTTATTGGTGGTGGTCGCGTGTTCGGTCCTCGCCCACGCAGCTACGGTTTCAAATTGAACAAGAAACTAAAAGCATTAGCCCGTAAATCGGCTCTTACTTATAAAGCAAAAGACAATAGCATTTTGGTAGTTGAAGCATTTGGCTTTGAAACGCCAAGCACTAAAGGCTACTTGAATGTATTGGACGGTTTGTCATTATTGAATAAAAAGACGCTCCTCGTACTGCCTGAAAACAACGCAAACGTGTATTTGTCAAGCAGAAACCTCCCGAAGGCAAAAGTAACTACTGTAAATGAGTTGAGTACTTATGACCTTTTACATGCTGATAACTTGCTTATTAGCGAACAGTCCGTAGAGAAAATCGAAGCCTTATTGAAATAA
- the rplC gene encoding 50S ribosomal protein L3 yields MSGIIGKKVGMTSVFTADGKSVAATVIAAGPCVVTQVKTVDNDGYQAVQLGFGEKKESHTTKALLGHFKKAATSPKRKLVEFSNFEQSLNLGDTIDATAFAEGDSVAAVGTSKGKGFQGVVKRHGFGGVGGQTHGQHNRQRHPGSIGACSFPSRVFKGLRMAGRTGGDRVKVQNLTVLKVLAEHNLIVISGSVPGAKNSYVILEKN; encoded by the coding sequence ATGTCAGGTATTATCGGAAAAAAAGTGGGCATGACTAGCGTGTTTACAGCAGATGGCAAAAGTGTTGCCGCTACTGTTATCGCAGCTGGCCCTTGCGTAGTAACGCAAGTGAAGACGGTGGATAATGACGGTTACCAAGCAGTGCAATTAGGTTTTGGCGAGAAAAAAGAATCGCACACAACTAAAGCATTGTTGGGTCACTTCAAAAAAGCTGCCACTTCTCCCAAGAGAAAACTCGTAGAGTTTAGCAATTTTGAGCAATCGCTCAACCTAGGCGACACCATTGATGCTACTGCATTCGCTGAAGGCGATTCTGTAGCCGCTGTTGGCACGTCGAAAGGTAAAGGTTTTCAAGGCGTTGTGAAACGTCATGGATTTGGTGGTGTAGGTGGCCAAACACACGGTCAGCACAACCGCCAACGTCACCCTGGTTCTATCGGTGCGTGTTCGTTCCCTTCTCGTGTATTCAAAGGCTTGCGCATGGCTGGCCGCACAGGTGGCGACCGCGTGAAAGTTCAGAACTTAACTGTACTTAAAGTATTGGCTGAACACAACTTGATTGTGATTAGTGGTTCAGTACCAGGTGCTAAAAACTCATACGTAATTCTGGAGAAGAACTAA
- the rplP gene encoding 50S ribosomal protein L16, which translates to MLQPKRTKYRKMQKGRVRGIAQRGHTISFGSFAIKSLEAGWITARQIESARIAVTRAMKREGQVWVRIFPDKPITKKPAEVRMGKGKGAPEYWVAPIKPGTILFESTGVPLAVATEALRLAAQKLPVRTKFIVRPDYQE; encoded by the coding sequence ATGTTACAACCAAAAAGAACTAAATATAGAAAGATGCAAAAAGGCAGAGTTCGTGGTATCGCTCAACGCGGTCATACGATTTCTTTTGGCTCTTTCGCTATAAAATCTCTTGAAGCTGGCTGGATTACTGCTCGCCAAATAGAGTCGGCTCGTATCGCCGTAACACGTGCAATGAAACGTGAAGGCCAAGTATGGGTTCGTATTTTCCCTGATAAGCCTATTACCAAAAAACCTGCAGAGGTTCGTATGGGTAAAGGTAAGGGTGCTCCAGAATACTGGGTTGCTCCTATCAAACCTGGTACTATTTTGTTTGAATCTACGGGTGTTCCTTTGGCCGTAGCTACCGAAGCTCTTCGTTTGGCTGCCCAAAAACTTCCAGTAAGAACCAAATTCATAGTACGTCCTGACTATCAAGAATAG
- the rpsS gene encoding 30S ribosomal protein S19, whose translation MGRSLKKGPYIDYRLDKKIQEMNEAGKKNVIKTWSRRSMISPDFVGNTLAVHNGNKFIPVYVTENMVGHKLGEFAPTRNFRGHIAKKDKGKK comes from the coding sequence ATGGGACGTTCACTAAAAAAAGGTCCATATATTGATTATAGACTGGACAAAAAAATACAGGAAATGAATGAAGCTGGCAAGAAAAACGTGATCAAAACGTGGTCTCGCCGCTCAATGATTTCTCCTGACTTTGTAGGCAATACATTAGCTGTACATAACGGAAACAAATTCATTCCTGTATATGTAACAGAAAATATGGTAGGACATAAACTTGGAGAGTTTGCACCTACTCGTAACTTCCGTGGTCATATTGCTAAGAAAGATAAAGGCAAAAAGTAA
- the rpmC gene encoding 50S ribosomal protein L29, which yields MAKKENFSALSADELRSRLSEEKARLDKIKFAHAVTPLTNPMEVRETRRNIARLNTELRKKELATA from the coding sequence ATGGCAAAAAAAGAAAATTTCTCGGCATTAAGCGCAGACGAGCTTCGTAGCCGCCTTAGCGAAGAAAAGGCCAGACTTGATAAAATTAAGTTTGCTCACGCAGTAACTCCTCTTACAAACCCAATGGAAGTGCGCGAAACACGCCGCAACATTGCGCGTTTGAACACTGAGTTACGCAAAAAAGAACTCGCTACTGCTTAA
- the rplV gene encoding 50S ribosomal protein L22: MEAIAKLNNVPTSPRKMRLIADLIRGKKVGHALNILKFDSKSGAPKLEKLLLSAIANWQEKNPADSIETADLFVKTIFVNEGRQLKRLRPAPQGRAYRVRKRSNHVTIVVDSAAQNSSDSK; encoded by the coding sequence ATGGAAGCAATAGCAAAATTAAATAACGTGCCTACATCACCTCGCAAGATGCGCCTTATCGCAGACCTTATCAGAGGTAAAAAAGTAGGACACGCCCTCAATATACTTAAATTTGACTCGAAAAGCGGTGCGCCTAAATTGGAGAAATTGCTCCTTTCGGCGATCGCTAACTGGCAAGAAAAAAATCCTGCCGATAGCATCGAGACTGCTGATTTGTTTGTAAAAACAATCTTCGTAAACGAAGGTCGTCAGCTTAAAAGATTGCGCCCAGCTCCTCAAGGACGTGCTTATCGTGTTCGTAAACGTTCTAACCACGTTACGATTGTTGTGGACAGCGCAGCTCAAAATTCATCTGATAGTAAGTAA